TCTGGGCCCCTAGGTCTGCGGGAGGCACCCGTTCGAGCACCACAGCACAGCCTGGAGAGGACaggtcggtgtgtgtgtgtgggggtgtttCCAGGTGGTCTCGATTGTTGTGAGTTAAATTATGTGCTCCCCAAAAGATATGCCTCCGCTGTAAACTCTCCGCCCCTGTACTTGggagtgtgaccttatttagaaacaagtctttgcagggaattccctggtggtccagtggttaggactccacgctttcactgccacgggcctgggttaaatccctggttggggaactaagatcctgcaagctgtgcggtgctgccaaaaaaaagaaacaagtctctgcagatgtaattaaggtaaaatgaggccattaggatgggccctaatttgatatgactggtgttcttataagaaggaaatttggacacacaaacACAGGGGAGGGAAGACCacatgaggacagaggcagaggtagGGCTGGtgtgtccacaagccaaggaatgccaaggattgccagcagaagaggcaggagggagagtcCCTGGAGCCTCAGAGGGAGCCCAGCCCTGTGCACCTTGACCTCAGCCTCTGGCCCCAGAGTGGATTTGCATGAGTAGAATTGTGTTGCTGGAGGCCACCTGGTATGTGGTGCTTGGTTTTGGCGGCTCCCGGACACGAATGGCCCTGCGTGCTTCTAGATGTCGGGAGGCATCCTGGGGAGCAGGAGGCACTTGCTGCAAAGAAGCGTTGAGAAGCAGGGCCTGGAGGGGGCACCCACAGAGGGGAGTGGAGCCCCCAGGAGGAAAGGGGGACTGTGCAGGCCAGAGGCGGGTGCTGCCCCCACGGTCCCAGCCCCGCTGTCTCCCTGAGGGGCTCGGGTTGGTCTTTTCTTCCTGTCACCACTCTTGCATCAGGCCACCTTCTAGTCGCCTCCATCCTTGGATGTGGGCATCGGGTGCGTCACATGAAACTGTTGGCGGGGCTGGTCCAGCTGTGCAGGCGCTATTGTCACAGTTGGGACAGCGCTGTGAGCAGCGCTTCACGTCTTCCTGCAGCTGCCCCAGGACTGAGGAGCTTGGGGTGCTGCCAGCCCAGGGCCTGCATTGATGTCCACAGCGTCCGGTGTCACAGGCTCAGCTCCTTTGGCCTCCTCACACCCCAGAGCAGAGGTGGAAACTCCAGGGGCCCTGGCCCGGTTGCCACCCTGTGTTCACCAGCCCTTCAAATAGTTCTTCCTGCAGTGCCGTACAGTCGGGGGATCCCTCTGGGCCGAGGGAGCCTGTGCCCCATTCCGTGCTCCTGGCTGTCGTTGCCAGTGGGGCCAGGACCAGGTCGTGTCTGCAGGTGGCGGGGATGaaacagggaaggaaacagacgcGGGGCCCCCTCGTCCGCCTTCCCGGGTGCGCATGGTAGCCTCGCCCTGGGGCAGAAGCTGCGCTGGGACCCCAGTGGGCCGCTAAGCGCTGGCATCGGGTGGGAGCCCTCCCCGTGGTTGGCTCAGTGGTCCCCATGGGGGCCAGGCAGGGAAGGGATGGGGCTGCCCATTAGGCTGGACCCCAAGTCTGCTCTGCATGTGTCTGGCTCCTGACTCCTCAGAAGTCACACGTCTCCTGCCCCGTTTTTCCCCCCTGAGTGTGGTAGAGGGTCTTTCATTTGAAAGGcagcagccccctccctgggCGTGGGTCTCTCTGTTCCAGAGCCACAGTCTCATCCccttgccctcttttttttttttttaataaatttatctgtttatctatttatttttggctgtgttgggtcttcgttgctgccgtggcctttctctagttgtggcgagtgggggcttctcattgcggtggcttctcttgttgcggagcatgggctctaggtgcatgggcttcagtagtcgtggcgtgtggccttcagtagttgtggctcgcgggctctagagtgcaggctcagtagttgtggtgcacaggcttagttgctccgcggcatgtgggatcttcccagaccagggattgaacccgtgtcccctgcatttgcaggcggattcttaaccactgtgccgccagggaagtccccaccttgCCCTCTTGACTCTTGGATCAAATGCGGCCACCCCAGCCTCCCggctcctccttcctctgctcctgGGGGTCTGGCTGAgccccagggggtgggggggcgtagTCAGAGCTGAGCTTCCTCCTCTCTGGGGTGGGTCTGACTTGATGCTGCTCATTGGGTTGGACACTGTCCAGGGACTCTGACACTTGGCAccaggcagctgggggaggggcagaggtgggaggctGACCCAGAGCAGGCAGTTCTGACGAGGGTCCCCATGGTccacccctgggctgggggcgtTGAGTGCCTTTGTGGCCTCTTGAAATGGGACTTGGTGCATCTGACCAGGCGTCATGGGGCACTGAGGGGCCCTGCGGCCAGCAGGGGGCATGGGACTGAGCCACACAGGAGAGGCTCACCTGCCTCCTGGAAGGGGTGCTTTGGGAGAGCAGACCCCAGAGGGGGGTTGGGGAGAAAGGTTCTGAGGTGGCAGAGCTCCTTGTGTGCTGTGCCTTCGATGTCACCATGGTTTGCTGCGGACCTGCCTGTGACTTTGTGCTGGGGAGGTCTCTCTGGCCCCATGCTGTGTCCCAGGagctcctgcagcccctcccctcgGTTCCCAGTCCACAACTTCCCTGAGTCGACCCTGTGGGGCTGTGGGAACTTCGGGGGTTGGCAGGCCTGATCTTGGCCACCCCAAGACAGCTTCCTGCTTGGTGTCAGGTCCCCAGGGTACAGGACCCCAGGAGGGAGTGTCAGGTGGGCTCAGCGCCGAGGGGGCCGTGTTCCATTCCCCTGTCCCTTTAACAGACAGGCCTGGGGGGCACCGAGGGCTGCAGCAGAACACCCAGCTCAGTGCCCCAGGGGAGAATGGATGTGGGTCTCTGCTGTGACCTGGCTGAGGAGGTCAGCGCAGGTGCCACCTGAGTCGTCCGTGAGCCGCTTTCCCCTGGACGTGGCCGTCCTGGAATTTTCTTTACTAGTCAAGCATGTTTATTTGGTTAGATTTTACCAAATGATTAGAAGTTGAGTCAGTGAGATGAGGGCTGTGTTGCTGAGGCTAGTAGATTGGCCCCAAGCCCAGACGGGTCCCCTCCGCCACGAGAGCCTGGCTTTCCCCTGTGATGACGCCGGTTCTGTCCTGCAGGATCCTCCTTAGACCTTCACCTCGGTGACATCAGCCTCGTGCCCCCAGATAAGGACCTGGAGGAGCACGACAGCCGTGACCTCGGACCCACAGGTAGTGCCTGCACCCGGTGCTTTCCAGGGCCTTCTGTTGTGGCTCTAAGGTGGGAGGGGTCCTGTCTCCATCCCTGCACCCCCCACCCTGAGGtccctgcagaggtgggggtcaGGGCTTTGTGGCCCTTCTGAGATGTTTAACCACTGCATTGGCATGAAGACAAATGTGTTAACATTAGATACTGAATCATTCTGTTTGACCTAAAAGtttatctttcttcttctgttacttttttaaagatttatttattatttattcaattaatttatttttggctgtgtcaggtgttagttgaggcatgcgggatatttcgttgcggcgcacaggcttctctctagttgtggcatgtgggttttccctctctagttgtggtgcatgggctctgtagtttgcggcatggaGGCTCTCTAATTGAGGTGcccgggctcagtaattgtggcgcgagggcttagttgccctgaggcatgtgggatcttagtaccctgaccagggatccaaccctcgtctcctgcattgtaaggtagattctttaccactggaccaccaaggaaatcCCTCTTCTATTATTAAAAGAAACCATTTCTGGGGGGCCCAAAAAGTACTGGGACCACCATGCCCATGGACAAGTCGGCCGGGCAGGGCCTAGTGTCTGAGCAGTGAGGGGTGCAGCCACGCCTCTCTGGGTGGGGGTCCCCCCAGCACCCCCACCCCCGGTGTCCACCCGCTCCATCAGCTCGGAGCGGTGCTGGGGGATTCCTGGGGCAGAGGATCTTGCTCCACCCCTCGCTAACCCGGCCCCTCCGCCCCACGCAGGTCAGCGGTCGCTGGGGGGCTCGGCGCCCGTGGCCATCCCAGGCTGCCTGCCCCGCTCCCCGTCCCTGCAGTCCTCGTCGTCCCTGTCCGCCTCCCCACTCGGCTCCTTCTCCCAGTCCCTGTCGGGGCCGCTCGTCTCCTCAGCCATGACGcccccccagcagcctcaagCCCTCAAGTCGGAGCCCCGAGCGCTGGGCCCCCCAGCCCCGTCCTACAACTCCTTCGGTGAGCGGGGCTCTTGGGGCTCCAGGTGCGGGAGGCGGCCACAGTGTGGCCCATCCCATCCCCGTGTCTGCTGCTCGGCGCAAGGTGCcctgggcagggggcctggggtttGCACCTGAACCTCTGTGGGGGTGTCATTGTGCCTGGGACCCCGAGCCGCTCTCGTGACACCACCACGGCGAGACCTGTCTCACCTGCAGGCTGCGGGGGTGTGATGTCGCCAGAGACCAAGCGCAGAACCAGACAGATTTGCAAAAACAGGAAACttgatttaaatttctttccttgaGAAATGTTATGcgatctgttttgttttaaaagagttgatattttaaagtatctgttttaatttctaatgaaaCATGGATGTCAATGGATGTCGCCCATGCAAACAAAAACCCTTTGGGGTCCTCCAGATTCTAAGTGCGTAAAGGGTTCTGGGACAAGAGTCTGAGCACTGCTGCCTCCAGGATGCAGCCACAGAAAcggatttgtttccttttctggtgGAGAGATTGGGGTCCCCAGAGCTTGCTGGGGAGATGCTTGTGAGGTCCCAGCACAAAAGCAGGCTGACATCCGGCTCCTCCACACTCAGGCTTGAATGGCGTCCCCGGCAGCATCTGGGACTTTGTCTCTGGCAGCTTCTCTCCCAGCCCGTCACCCATCCTGAATGCTGGCCCCACGGCCCCTTCAGGCGCGAGTCCAAACAGTGCCGAGCTGGCGCGGGTCAGGCGGCAGCTGGAGGAGGCCAAGAGGAAGATCCGGCAGTGGGAGGAGTCCTGGCAACAGGTGAAGCAGGTGAGCCTGGGAAGGGGCCGCCGCGCAGGTGAGACAGGCGTGTGTGGCGGCTGCCGGCCCCGTCACTGCAGCCCCTGGGTTTCAGGCCTGTGACGCGTGGCAGCGGGAGGCCAAGGAGGCCAAGGAGCGGGCGCTCGCAGCCGACAGCGCCCGGCAGCTGGCGCTGCAGAAGAAGGATGAGGTGGAGGCCCAGTTCCGACGGCTGCAGGAGGAGCTGGAGGGCCGGGGCTTGGCCTCCATGCTCCCCGGGCTGCGCGGCTGTGGTGACATCAGCGCCATCCCCCTGCCGAAGCTGCATTCGCTGCAGAGTCAGCTGCGCCTCGATTTGGAAGCAGTGGATGGGGTGAGTCCGGGTCTCGTTTTCAAGGCACTGGAGGGGGTGCATGGAGGTGGTGGGGAGCCGGCCGAGCAGCTTCCGTCCACTCCCACCTTCGCCTCCTCTTGGAGGCCATGCCCTCGTGGACAGGGGCCATGTCGCCTCACACGGCTGGAGGTCTGGTGGTGTTTGGGGCACCTCCCTGGGTCACCCTCCAGGGTCCCTGGTCACCCCCTTGCCTGGTGTAGCGTGAAAGCCGCTGCCCTCAGCTTAGTTGGAAAATCCTTCCACACCCGGGCATTTTGTTAGAACTTGGGGCATTGGGAAGGCTCCACAGCTCTGCCTCTCAAACACTGTCCCCTCCCTGGCTCACGGCCCAGGCCGTTGGGATGCACACCTCGCATCCATCTCCAAGGCGCCATCATCCAGGTTTTGGCTGCTGTCGGCCGGAGGCTGGGTCCCAAGTTGGGGTCCATCCTGACCTGGCCCCTCCGTGTGGCCACCTGCCTGGCTACTCTTTCCACACCACGTGGTGGCTCTGGCCCCGGGAGCCCGTCCCCACCCAAGGGTCTTCTGGTGAAGCCTCTCCCACCCCATCTTTTTGTTCCTGGGTGGCCCCCAGCAGGGGAGTCCACCCCACCCTGACCCTGGGCCCGGCCTGGGTGGGGGCGGGGTACCCCCTGACTGCGTCTCCCCCGCAGGTGATCTTCCAGCTGCAAGCGAAGCAGTGCGGGGTGTGCGGGGAGCGGGCCCACAGCGCTGTCCTGCGGCCCTGCCAGCATCGTGTGCTCTGCGAGCCGTGCGCAGCCAGCGCACCCGAGTGCCCCTACTGCGCgggccagcccctgccctggtgACGGCCGCCTTGTCGCCCGCCTCCTGGTGCCACCGACGTCGGGACCCCAGCCCCAAACAGACCACCCACGGTCTCGTACTCTCCTCACAGACCCTGAAGGCCGTGTGGGGGGCTCGGCGGGCAGGGTGACTCTGCGGGGTTTGTGGTCCTGACGCCACTGTGACCGGATCCTGGGAGTTCACATCCCGAGAAGCACTTTGTAGACGGAAGAGTTTAGGCAGACGTTCCAAGTTGCTATAAGCTGCTTTGAGGTTCATGTTTTTAATATGCGATAATATGAAGCTTTATATGTGTACTGTGAACAGAGTATTTCCTATCGGTCTATTGTTAATCCATAGTACGGTAAACACATTAGGTTTCATATCTGAAATTAGTACTTATGAAGTGAGCATTTATCTAGTAGTGAGAAATGCCTAGGATTTTTACAGTTTCCAAATTAAGTGCAAACTAATAGTATTTATAGCAGAGTGATTATTGAGAGACACATATACATgtagatgtttttaattttatgaagggAACTCATTTCCTGAACACGTGCACATTAACTGGAGCGTCAGTGACAGCGCCCTGCGCCTGCGGCCTCCCGCTCAAGTGCCTGCGCCTAGGAAAGCCAAGGAGCTGCGTGCTGTCCTTTCTCCCCTGGACTTGGTCAGCGCGGTGACAGTGAGcagggcagtggggtgggggaccCGACGGGGCGGGCGTCATACTGACTGTGCAGAGCCATGTGGTGCTCCCCCTTCCCAGAGCTTGCTGGCAGGCATCCTGGCTGGAGCCTCTCTCCACCCATGTGGGAGACCCTAGCCAGCCTCCAGGGCGACACTGCACTGGATCTGTTTGTGCAGGTGTTATGTTCGAGGGACCATGGGGTTGGGGAGGACCCGGCCGCCGTGCGGGGGCAGGGTGGCAGAAAGGCTGCTGGGAACGGGTCAGATTTTAGTGCCGGCTTCAGTCTTTTCTGTCTGCATTGGGTCACTTTCCCTAGGAATCTGGGAGGAAGTAAAACCTGTCTGTAGTTGACCCAGACTTTGCTCGTGGCAGATCCAGATTGGCTTGAGAATCTTCCCAGAGTCTGCCGCCAGGTGCGGAGCAGGGGCTGGGCCCTGGCCCGGAAGGGACAGGATGCCCCCTGCTTGGGGCTGTGCCAAAGACTTTATATAGCATTTTTTAAGTGCAAGGTGACTAGGTAAAAATTTTTATCAGTGACCAAATTAGAATGTATTTACTATAGTGAGAAGtttaagaccttttttttttttttaacataagacAAACTGATAGGAAAGCTGTCATTTTTTAAGGTGGGTCCATGGCATCGTGCAGCTCGCCCGCTGCTAAAGGTAACTATATGACTTGGTTGTAGTGAATCTACTTTGTTTCTAATTATACTGATAATGATTTAGTAGCTCTTAGAAATTACGTATATTTTGTGCTACTGTTATCactgtttaaaattctttattttattaatatttatgcacTTGTTTCCCATTTCAGGCCTTTGgtcttttggggggaaaatagGACGTTTGTTATTGACATCTAGCctagatattttcaaattataagcAAGAACAATTAAGCTTTAGGTGTATTTATAAGCTATTCCGGTCAGTTCTTTCTGTGGGGTTCGGGGTGGGGGTTGGAGGCGCCCCCTCCCAGGCACTCGCTGGCTCTGAGGACAGGTGTGTGGTGGGAAGACCAAAGAACCACCCAGAGTGGAGCTCCTGGGGCTACCTCGGggccctcccacccctgctgccTGTCTGCGGTGGCCCTGGTGTTCTGAGGGGCCACCCATGCTGGGCTCAGCCAGGCTCGGCGTCTCAGGGTGTCACCGCCCCGCAGTCAGGTGATGAAGGGGGGCGCTGGGTGTAGCAGCTGAAGCTGCGTGGTGCTCGGCGAGGCCGTTCTTGTTGCCGAATCTGTCAGCTCCTGAGTGTTCAGTATTAGCGGTGATGTTACATTGTCACACCATTTGTGTAACTGTGGTCAGCAGAAGACCACGACTCAGTGTGGATGCTTCATGTGGATTAATTTATGGAAGCCccaatctgtatgtctgttttgaGTATTTAGAGGAGAATGTTATTGGAATGGAATTTTCTTAACCCAGAAGGTAGTATTTATAATGCATAATCATTTACTTGTAGTGAATTGTTTAAAGTTAACACTTGTTCAAATTTTTTTACACTATAGCATTTATGCAATGGTTTACAGAAttcatggaattatttttatcagtagggaaattaattaaaactttGAATCTTTATTTTGTCTGCATCTTTGCACACAACCCCGAGAGCCTGCTGGCACAGAAGGAACAGGAAGGTGTCCTCTGGCTGTGACCTGTCACCCTGCGCCTCCTGCCCCAGATCACAGGGTGTTCCCACGCAGTCCAGGGTCGCCTCGTAGCAGCTCTGCTGTCTTGTCCGTGGGTGTCCTGGGACCCAAGTGCTCAGAGCTGGAAGTTTCTGCCAAAACACCAGGCGGCAGGAGGTCAGGACCTGACCTACAGGGCGGCAGGTCCCAAGGTGGGCTTAGCCCCAACCCCTGGGCACAACTGACCTGCAGGCTTCACGTAGGGGAGGCCGTGCTGGGTCAGTATGCTTTTAAGTCTTTTCATCTCCTTTGACAGGGCTTTATGAGCCTAGAACAGAAGTTGAAATGGAGCAGTCAGGCCCTTGGTGGGAGGCCGGTCCCAGGCCTGGGAGCGCCGTCTGTACCTCGTTACAGCTCTCCAGCGTCTGAAACACCAGGCCCTTGGCACCTCCTTCCTGCTGcaccgattcactttgttttgGGGTCTTTAAATAACCAGCATCCTCAAAAATCGCCCTGAGTGACTTCTCGTAGCCCTGCAGGTGGAGGACGAGGAGGGAGCACTACTGCAGCTGCACTGCTCCCTGCCCAGGCGGTGCCCGCCCTGTCGCTCACCTGGGATGTGATCAGCTCATCCGCCAGTTCCTGCTCCAGCCGATCCCACCTCAGCTGCAGGGCCGTGGGCAGGGCCGGGTACACTGAGAATCCAACAGAAACCAGACTAAGCAGAGCCCCTCTGCCCCCCACGTCCCCCAGTGCCCCCTGCCGGCCCCGGCGCCCACCTAACAAGGAGTGGGGGTGGCAGACGAGGGGCGTCTCGAACGTCAGTGCGTAGACACAGGTGCTTGGCTCAGACACGTGGGCCAACCGGTTGGTTTTGCCACAGGTGAGCTCCACCTGGTGGGAAACCTTGGTGAGCGGGTGGGGGGAGCAGGCCCCAATCCCACCCTCCCGCCCAGCCCACCTTGCTCTGCCGGCTCCGGGAGTGGCAGGAGTCACCGTCCCTCATCCACATGCCCCTGAAGGTGTTGTTGGCGATTTCCCACTCGTGCCAGATGCTGGGGAGGAGCAGAGTGGGTGAGGCTGGGTGGGGTGGACAATGGGCAGGTGGAGCCGCAGCCACCCCCAGCGCTGCTCACCCGAGGATCCCACTGTAGGCGTTCCAGCGGAAGGTCTGCTCGTGCTGCGTCACGTTATGGAACGGGCAGAGCTCGTACTTGTACCTGGGGGCACAGCGCTGTCAGGGGGCGTCCCAGGCCCTGGCCACGCCTGCCCCTGCCCTCACTCACGTGGACTCCACCAGGCTGAAGCACTTGCCAGAAAGTCTGGAGAGATGCAcgggccctggaaggggagaGCACGGCCCGCTGAGTGCAGTGCAAAGAGCAGGCGTGCAGAAAGCCACAGAACCAGGGCCATTTAGGAAAAGATCCAGTAGTTTAAACTTTAAAACTGGAGCAAAAGAGTTGGGGCAACATCAGCAAAGTACCAGACTAGGAAGCTCCAAGCTCATATCCCTGTGAAAACAGCAAGTGAACCACTACAAACCAGCTGAGCTAACCCAGTTCTGCAAATCAGGTCTACAGCAACCAAGTGAGCACAACGCAGCAAAGCCACCACCCCAGCGTGGTTGTGAGGAGCAGGCTGACCTCATCTGCAACATCCCAGCCTAGCTGGGGGCTGCCGGGAGGACTGATCTCTGTTTTGCCCAACTCAGATCACCAGGAAGGAAAGGGAGCTGCTCACGAGGGCTGCAGCAGGGCAAGGGGTTATGGCTGGACACACACAACAGGCCATCCAGGACCTGAGGAGGAGCTGGGGTGAGACTCTTGGAGAACCAAAGACAACCAGGAGCAGCATGCACGCAGCTGCCCCTAGACTCCGAACACACCCAGCCTGGTGGTGAAGGCTGCCCCAGCATGGGGCCAGGCTGCAAAAGAACTGCAGCCTCTTCAAAGGAAAACCCAACAGAACCACCTGGGAGAAGCCCAGACACTGGACTGATAGAAGACTTCAGTTAAACAAATGTCTGAAATATGCTTAAGGACCTGGAGGGAAACACAAAGAACTAAAGTCTATCAGGCAAATGACATGTAGGCAGAGAGACGAACAGTATCGAAAGGAACCAAAAAAATctggagctgaaaaatacaacTGAAATAAATCCACAAAAGGGGTTAACAGATTTTGAGCAGAGAAAAGAACCAGTGAAGAGATGGCAGGACACACAGTGGGAGTCCCTGAAGgaagagaggggcagagagagtATCTGAGGAAATGACTCTCCCAACTTGACAAAACACATGAATCTACACATCCAAGCAGCTCACTGAACTCCAAGTACAATAAACTCagacagacccacaccaagacagaAGAAAACTGTCAAAAACCAAGTCCAGAGCAGCAAGGAGTGACTCATCACATCAAGGGATCCTTAATAAGACTACCCGCCCATTTCTCTGCCACACTTCAGAGGCCAGAAAGCTGTGGGATGGCAGAAAAAACTGTCGACTGAGGAGTCTACAT
This genomic stretch from Globicephala melas chromosome 15, mGloMel1.2, whole genome shotgun sequence harbors:
- the UNKL gene encoding putative E3 ubiquitin-protein ligase UNKL isoform X5, with amino-acid sequence MEKILGEDPRWQDTNFVLGSYKTEQCPKPPRLCRQGYACPHFHNSRDRRRDPRRFQYRSTPCPSVKHGDEWGEPSRCESGDSCQYCHSRTEQQFHPEIYKSTKCNDMRQTGHCPRGPFCAFAHVEKSLGMASDWGCRDLTSTSGPVAPSGQPGHAKRRDSPAEGSQKASEQDSKQSHLAVLAVGHPLAPSVSSSLASSLASSTGSGGSSPTALPTVSARAHPLDPTGSAVEAVPGSSLDLHLGDISLVPPDKDLEEHDSRDLGPTGQRSLGGSAPVAIPGCLPRSPSLQSSSSLSASPLGSFSQSLSGPLVSSAMTPPQQPQALKSEPRALGPPAPSYNSFGLNGVPGSIWDFVSGSFSPSPSPILNAGPTAPSGASPNSAELARVRRQLEEAKRKIRQWEESWQQVKQACDAWQREAKEAKERALAADSARQLALQKKDEVEAQFRRLQEELEGRGLASMLPGLRGCGDISAIPLPKLHSLQSQLRLDLEAVDGVIFQLQAKQCGVCGERAHSAVLRPCQHRVLCEPCAASAPECPYCAGQPLPW
- the UNKL gene encoding putative E3 ubiquitin-protein ligase UNKL isoform X6, whose product is MRQTGHCPRGPFCAFAHVEKSLGMASDWGCRDLTSTSGPVAPSGQPGHAKRRDSPAEGSQKASEQDSKQSHLAVLAVGHPLAPSVSSSLASSLASSTGSGGSSPTALPTVSARAHPLDPTGSAVEAVPGSSLDLHLGDISLVPPDKDLEEHDSRDLGPTGQRSLGGSAPVAIPGCLPRSPSLQSSSSLSASPLGSFSQSLSGPLVSSAMTPPQQPQALKSEPRALGPPAPSYNSFGLNGVPGSIWDFVSGSFSPSPSPILNAGPTAPSGASPNSAELARVRRQLEEAKRKIRQWEESWQQVKQACDAWQREAKEAKERALAADSARQLALQKKDEVEAQFRRLQEELEGRGLASMLPGLRGCGDISAIPLPKLHSLQSQLRLDLEAVDGVIFQLQAKQCGVCGERAHSAVLRPCQHRVLCEPCAASAPECPYCAGQPLPW
- the UNKL gene encoding putative E3 ubiquitin-protein ligase UNKL isoform X7, encoding MTPPQQPQALKSEPRALGPPAPSYNSFGLNGVPGSIWDFVSGSFSPSPSPILNAGPTAPSGASPNSAELARVRRQLEEAKRKIRQWEESWQQVKQACDAWQREAKEAKERALAADSARQLALQKKDEVEAQFRRLQEELEGRGLASMLPGLRGCGDISAIPLPKLHSLQSQLRLDLEAVDGVIFQLQAKQCGVCGERAHSAVLRPCQHRVLCEPCAASAPECPYCAGQPLPW
- the GNPTG gene encoding N-acetylglucosamine-1-phosphotransferase subunit gamma, giving the protein MVARLARFVLLLGLAARGPAPAGAAKMKVVEEPNTFGLNNPFLPQTSRLQPRRDPSPVSGPVHLSRLSGKCFSLVESTYKYELCPFHNVTQHEQTFRWNAYSGILGIWHEWEIANNTFRGMWMRDGDSCHSRSRQSKVELTCGKTNRLAHVSEPSTCVYALTFETPLVCHPHSLLVYPALPTALQLRWDRLEQELADELITSQGYEKSLRAIFEDAGYLKTPKQSESVQQEGGAKGLVFQTLESCNEAHKALSKEMKRLKSILTQHGLPYVKPAETSSSEHLGPRTPTDKTAELLRGDPGLRGNTL